Proteins from one Mucilaginibacter jinjuensis genomic window:
- the hpt gene encoding hypoxanthine phosphoribosyltransferase: MNVKVVDLEFEPLITHETIQKRVAVIAEEINKEYDGKLPVFLGVLNGSFLFIADLMKEVTIPCEITFTKLASYFGGTSSSRTVRNDIDLGVDIKDRHVIIVEDIIDSGNTLAYLIERLKVFKPASLKVCTLLSKTSAIEIFIQELTYVGFEIENEFVVGYGLDYKEQGRNLKDIYRLVSA; this comes from the coding sequence ATGAACGTAAAAGTTGTAGATCTTGAGTTTGAACCCCTTATTACACACGAAACCATCCAGAAACGTGTAGCAGTAATTGCAGAAGAAATTAATAAAGAGTACGACGGGAAGTTGCCGGTATTTTTAGGCGTGCTTAACGGTAGCTTTTTATTTATTGCCGACCTGATGAAAGAGGTTACCATCCCCTGTGAAATTACCTTTACCAAACTGGCATCATACTTCGGCGGTACATCGAGCAGCCGCACGGTTAGAAACGATATTGATTTAGGCGTTGATATTAAAGACCGCCATGTTATTATTGTAGAAGATATTATCGATTCGGGCAATACTTTAGCGTACCTGATAGAACGCTTAAAGGTTTTTAAACCTGCGTCATTAAAAGTATGTACGCTGTTGTCTAAAACCAGCGCAATCGAAATTTTTATCCAGGAACTTACTTATGTTGGTTTTGAAATAGAAAATGAGTTTGTAGTAGGATACGGTTTGGATTACAAAGAACAAGGCCGTAACCTGAAAGATATTTACAGACTTGTTAGCGCATAG
- a CDS encoding M16 family metallopeptidase: MEYQVYTLPNGIRILHHPVKSAIAHCCLLINAGSRDEKPEQEGLAHFIEHLLFKETERRNTSQILNRLELVGADLNAYTTKEYTCIHASFLKEHLERTIDLFEDIVFHSTFPQVELEKERGVILDEIASYLDQPEEAIQDDFEGLLFKGHTLGGNILGTPETVNRINKDDINGFIANNYNTSQIILAVAGDYDFKKLVKLGEKHLGAIVENKAIKNRVKPLVNAPQIVKAEKSISQTHCIMGMQAYPSSHPFKSGLLLVNNLLGGMGMSSRLNLEIREKYGIAYTIESSYVPFTDTGIFNIYFGTDVEKADRAMRLVNKELKKLRENKLGTLQLHQAKQKFNGQIALAEEGKMSLLISMAKSLLDFNYIDSLEEVIAKINAVTADQALEIANEILDNQQMTTLLFEPLD; the protein is encoded by the coding sequence ATGGAATATCAGGTTTATACCCTACCTAACGGCATACGTATACTGCACCACCCCGTAAAATCGGCCATTGCACATTGTTGTTTGCTTATAAATGCCGGCTCGCGTGATGAAAAGCCCGAACAGGAAGGCCTTGCGCACTTTATTGAACATTTGCTTTTTAAAGAAACAGAGCGCCGCAATACCTCACAGATCCTCAACCGACTTGAATTGGTTGGAGCCGACTTAAACGCTTACACCACTAAAGAATATACGTGCATCCACGCTTCATTTTTGAAAGAGCACCTGGAGCGCACGATTGATTTGTTCGAGGATATTGTTTTCCACTCCACCTTTCCGCAGGTTGAACTGGAGAAAGAGCGCGGTGTTATCCTGGATGAGATCGCCTCCTACCTCGATCAGCCCGAAGAAGCAATTCAGGATGATTTCGAAGGGTTGCTTTTCAAAGGCCATACCCTGGGCGGTAATATTTTAGGCACGCCAGAAACGGTGAACCGGATCAATAAAGATGACATCAACGGTTTTATCGCCAACAACTACAATACTTCGCAGATTATATTAGCCGTTGCCGGCGATTATGACTTTAAAAAACTGGTTAAGCTTGGTGAAAAACATTTAGGCGCCATTGTTGAAAATAAAGCTATTAAGAACCGTGTTAAGCCACTCGTTAATGCTCCACAAATCGTTAAAGCTGAGAAGTCTATTTCACAAACGCATTGTATAATGGGTATGCAGGCCTATCCATCATCGCATCCTTTTAAAAGTGGATTGTTGCTTGTTAATAACCTTTTAGGAGGAATGGGAATGAGTAGCAGGCTGAACCTTGAGATCAGAGAGAAGTATGGCATTGCTTATACTATCGAATCGAGCTATGTACCTTTTACCGATACCGGTATTTTCAATATTTATTTTGGTACCGATGTAGAAAAGGCCGACCGAGCCATGCGCCTGGTAAATAAAGAATTGAAAAAACTGCGCGAAAATAAATTGGGAACCCTGCAGCTCCATCAGGCCAAACAAAAATTTAACGGACAAATTGCCCTGGCCGAAGAAGGCAAAATGAGTTTGCTTATTTCAATGGCCAAAAGCCTGCTCGATTTTAATTATATAGATTCGTTGGAAGAAGTGATTGCCAAAATTAATGCAGTAACAGCAGACCAGGCATTGGAAATAGCTAATGAAATATTGGATAATCAACAGATGACAACCTTGTTATTTGAGCCATTAGATTAA
- a CDS encoding SGNH/GDSL hydrolase family protein codes for MRNILAVALLLLVILSCKKQDAVIDTTASTPFANVVILGNSITYSPTNSSLGWTGSWGMAASTADKDYVHLLTTRFQQINKSCVVQAHNIAVFETNYDTYDFDSDLKTYRDSKPDLLILRIGENVQASFDSIAFAKKYQGLIAYMKTNNPNLKVLAVGSFWSNRDYINVIMSRYTPYISLAVLGTDLSNYAFDRTDWASAVQQHPGDKGMQGIADMIWAKVQSMK; via the coding sequence ATGAGGAACATACTTGCTGTCGCTTTATTGTTATTGGTAATACTGTCTTGTAAAAAGCAAGATGCCGTTATTGATACAACAGCGTCAACACCTTTTGCCAACGTGGTGATATTGGGTAATAGCATTACCTATTCGCCGACAAATTCGTCACTCGGGTGGACGGGCAGCTGGGGAATGGCAGCAAGCACAGCGGATAAAGACTATGTGCATTTGCTAACCACCCGCTTTCAGCAAATAAACAAAAGCTGTGTGGTACAAGCCCATAATATTGCCGTATTTGAGACTAATTACGATACCTACGATTTCGATTCGGACTTAAAGACCTACCGCGACAGCAAACCCGATCTGCTTATTTTGCGCATTGGGGAAAATGTACAAGCTTCATTTGATTCGATAGCTTTTGCTAAAAAATACCAGGGGTTGATTGCTTACATGAAGACGAACAATCCTAATTTAAAAGTATTGGCAGTTGGTTCATTCTGGAGTAACCGCGATTATATTAATGTGATCATGAGCAGGTATACGCCATATATCTCTTTAGCGGTTTTAGGAACCGACCTCAGCAACTATGCCTTCGACAGAACCGATTGGGCATCTGCTGTGCAGCAGCACCCTGGCGATAAAGGAATGCAAGGCATAGCCGATATGATATGGGCGAAGGTGCAATCGATGAAGTAG
- the mfd gene encoding transcription-repair coupling factor, translating to MNIRDILDRYKGDNRLQDVAKALNASKNPRIQLRGLVGSSDATVAVALWFLQHQHMIFVLPDREEASYMQADLENLTGQEVLLFPSSYRKAFEFTQPDSSNVLARAEVLNDLNHTSSVGRLIVTYPEALAEKVIDRASLEKNTLEIAVQNNLSIEFINEFLIEYDFERVEFVYEPGQFSVRGGIVDIFSFSHDLPYRVEFFGDFIETIRTFEVESQLSIEQMKSITIVPNVQSKFLTENNISLLEYAERGTQIWIKDVQFTLDVIRDGYKKATQLWKALSAEEKNQNPDWIDPKFGFTDDKLIADQLYDFAVVEYGKQFFYEGANAFNFEIRPQPSFNKDFNLLIHNIKNNEVDKIENYILTDSAKQVERLYAIFEDIDKTVQFTPINISLREGFIDREQKIACYTDHQIFDRYYKYKLRKGYQRTQAITLKELRDLKPGDYVTHIDHGIGKYAGLEKVEVNGKMQEMIRLIYADNDLLYVNINSLNRISKFSGKEGMVPKMNKLGTDTWERLKKTTKKKVKDIARDLIKLYAVRKAQQGTAFHPDSYLQTELEASFIYEDTPDQEKATADFKKDMESPHPMDRLICGDVGFGKTEVAIRAAFKAVADSKQVAVLVPTTILAAQHHKTFTDRLKGFPCNIDYINRFKTSKQIKDTLAKLAEGKVDIIIGTHRLVSKDVKFKDLGLMIIDEEQKFGVSTKEKLKQMRVNVDTLTLTATPIPRTLHFSLMGARDLSIISTPPPNRQPVVTELHVFNDKLIKEAVEFEIDRGGQIFFIHNRVADLMQLGGMIRKLVPKARIGIAHGQLEGDDLEDVMLKFVGHEYDVLVATTIIEAGLDIPNANTIIINHAHMFGLSDLHQMRGRVGRSNKKAFCYLLSPPLSTLTPEARKRLSAIEEFSELGSGFNVAMRDLDIRGSGNLLGAEQSGFIAEIGFEMYHKILDEAIQELKDDEFKDLFQDEKPRPFISFTQIDTDLEILIPDEYVTNIGERYNLYTELSKLENEAQLMAFEKQLTDRFGPIPPQVNDLMNTMRLQWQGKVIGFEKISLKKNVLRGYFISNQQSPYFETEAFRQVLNYVQYNPRKINMKEVKNTLRISFEGVPTIERAVELLTELTGEVV from the coding sequence TTGAATATCCGCGACATATTAGACCGTTATAAGGGCGATAACCGGCTGCAGGACGTTGCGAAAGCACTCAATGCATCCAAAAATCCCCGCATACAATTACGTGGCCTTGTTGGATCGAGCGATGCAACGGTGGCTGTGGCCCTGTGGTTTTTGCAGCACCAGCACATGATATTTGTGCTGCCCGACCGCGAAGAAGCCAGCTATATGCAGGCAGACCTCGAAAACCTGACAGGCCAGGAAGTTCTACTTTTCCCATCATCATACCGCAAAGCATTTGAATTTACCCAGCCAGATAGCAGCAATGTACTTGCTCGTGCCGAGGTATTGAATGATCTGAACCACACTTCATCGGTTGGCCGTTTGATAGTTACTTACCCCGAGGCTTTGGCAGAAAAGGTGATCGACCGGGCTTCGCTAGAGAAAAATACGCTGGAAATTGCTGTTCAAAACAATTTAAGCATTGAATTTATCAACGAGTTTTTAATCGAGTACGATTTTGAACGCGTTGAATTTGTATACGAACCCGGCCAGTTTTCTGTACGGGGCGGCATTGTAGATATTTTCTCTTTTTCGCACGATCTGCCTTACCGGGTAGAATTTTTCGGCGATTTTATTGAAACCATCCGTACGTTTGAGGTAGAGAGCCAGCTTTCTATCGAGCAAATGAAAAGCATTACGATTGTGCCTAATGTGCAGTCGAAGTTTTTAACAGAGAATAATATTTCACTGCTGGAATACGCTGAGCGAGGTACCCAGATTTGGATCAAGGATGTGCAGTTTACGCTGGATGTGATCCGCGATGGTTACAAGAAAGCCACCCAATTGTGGAAAGCTTTATCCGCCGAAGAAAAAAATCAGAACCCGGATTGGATTGATCCTAAATTCGGTTTTACGGATGATAAGCTAATTGCCGATCAGTTATATGATTTTGCAGTTGTAGAATATGGCAAGCAGTTCTTTTACGAGGGCGCCAATGCTTTCAACTTCGAGATCCGCCCTCAGCCCTCTTTCAATAAAGATTTCAACCTACTGATCCATAACATCAAAAATAACGAGGTTGATAAAATTGAGAATTACATATTAACAGACTCGGCCAAACAGGTAGAGCGTTTGTATGCCATTTTTGAGGATATTGATAAAACGGTACAGTTTACCCCAATCAATATTTCGTTACGCGAAGGTTTTATAGACCGCGAGCAGAAAATTGCCTGCTATACCGATCACCAGATCTTCGACCGTTATTATAAATATAAACTGCGCAAAGGCTACCAGCGCACACAAGCCATTACCCTAAAAGAACTGCGTGATTTAAAGCCGGGCGATTACGTTACCCACATCGATCATGGTATTGGCAAATACGCCGGGTTGGAAAAGGTGGAGGTAAACGGCAAAATGCAGGAGATGATCCGGCTGATATATGCCGATAACGATTTACTGTATGTAAACATCAACTCGCTTAACCGCATCTCTAAATTTAGCGGTAAAGAGGGCATGGTGCCTAAGATGAATAAGCTTGGTACCGATACCTGGGAGCGGTTGAAAAAAACCACAAAAAAAAAAGTTAAAGACATAGCCCGCGACCTGATTAAACTTTACGCTGTACGTAAGGCACAACAGGGTACGGCTTTCCATCCCGATAGTTATTTACAGACTGAATTGGAGGCTTCCTTTATTTACGAGGATACCCCCGATCAGGAAAAGGCCACAGCCGATTTCAAAAAAGATATGGAATCGCCGCACCCAATGGACCGCCTTATTTGCGGCGACGTTGGTTTCGGTAAAACAGAGGTGGCTATCCGTGCCGCATTTAAAGCCGTAGCCGATAGCAAACAGGTTGCCGTACTGGTGCCGACTACCATTTTGGCAGCACAGCATCATAAAACATTTACAGACCGCCTTAAAGGGTTTCCTTGTAATATTGATTACATCAATCGTTTTAAAACTAGCAAGCAGATTAAGGATACTCTGGCCAAGTTGGCCGAAGGTAAAGTTGATATCATTATAGGCACGCATCGCCTGGTAAGTAAGGATGTGAAGTTTAAAGACCTCGGCCTCATGATTATTGATGAGGAGCAAAAGTTCGGCGTATCTACCAAAGAGAAACTGAAACAAATGCGGGTAAATGTGGATACGCTGACTTTAACAGCTACTCCTATCCCGCGTACGCTGCACTTCTCATTAATGGGTGCAAGGGATCTTTCTATTATCTCTACCCCACCGCCAAACCGCCAGCCAGTAGTTACCGAGTTGCACGTATTTAATGATAAGCTGATTAAAGAAGCCGTAGAGTTTGAGATTGACCGCGGCGGACAAATATTTTTTATCCATAACCGGGTGGCAGATTTGATGCAGCTGGGCGGCATGATTCGCAAACTGGTACCTAAAGCACGTATCGGTATTGCACACGGTCAGTTGGAAGGCGATGACCTGGAAGATGTAATGCTTAAATTTGTGGGCCACGAATACGATGTATTGGTTGCCACCACAATTATTGAGGCCGGCTTGGATATCCCTAACGCCAACACCATCATCATTAACCATGCCCACATGTTTGGCCTGAGCGACTTGCACCAGATGCGCGGCCGCGTAGGGCGAAGCAATAAAAAGGCCTTTTGTTATTTACTAAGTCCGCCTTTATCAACCTTAACGCCGGAAGCACGGAAACGCTTAAGTGCCATTGAAGAATTCTCTGAACTGGGAAGCGGCTTTAATGTAGCCATGCGCGATTTGGATATCCGAGGTAGTGGAAACCTGTTAGGCGCCGAGCAAAGCGGCTTTATCGCCGAGATCGGTTTCGAAATGTATCATAAGATATTGGATGAAGCCATACAGGAATTAAAAGACGATGAGTTTAAAGATCTTTTCCAGGACGAAAAACCGCGGCCATTTATTTCTTTCACCCAGATAGATACCGACTTGGAGATCCTGATACCCGACGAATATGTAACCAACATTGGCGAACGGTATAACCTATACACCGAACTATCTAAACTGGAAAACGAAGCACAATTGATGGCTTTCGAAAAACAGTTGACCGACCGCTTCGGCCCTATCCCGCCGCAGGTAAACGATTTGATGAATACCATGCGTTTGCAATGGCAGGGCAAGGTGATCGGCTTCGAAAAAATTTCGTTGAAAAAGAATGTGCTGCGTGGCTATTTCATCAGCAATCAGCAATCGCCATATTTCGAGACAGAGGCTTTCAGGCAGGTATTAAACTATGTGCAATACAATCCGCGAAAGATCAATATGAAAGAGGTGAAGAACACGCTTCGTATCAGTTTTGAAGGGGTACCGACCATTGAGCGTGCGGTGGAATTGTTAACGGAATTAACGGGTGAAGTGGTTTAA